A stretch of DNA from Lotus japonicus ecotype B-129 chromosome 4, LjGifu_v1.2:
TTCCGGATTACTTTAACAGTGGCCAACTGCAAGCAGTAAAAAATACTTCTctcaataaaaataataattacaaaCAGATCAATAGGCTTCCAAATATTAATTTTACCATCAATATATTGAAAATTATACAATTATCCACCCAGATCGATAAATTCGAGTTCAAATCTAACtaggaaataaataaattaataaataattaaagaaaATACATGAATTTTGAGGGTGATTTGAGAAAATAGGGTTTGATTGAAACCTCGCCGGTGTGAGCGAAACATTGGTAGAGATAGTTCTCGTCCATCCAGTACTGCAAATCACCGATCCAGAGGGTGCGGACCTCGTCGGGAGTGGAAGGCTGAGCATGTTGGTGCTGCTGCGGAGGAGCGTGTTGTTGTTGCGGAGGCTGGGCGGCGGATGGGGCCCACATGGTCGGAGGCTGAGGTTGGTGCTGCTGCGGCGGCATCATCATGTAGggttgttgctgttgctggtATTGCTGGTTGGGTTGTTGGGGTGGAGCCATGCCAGGTCCTCCAGGCTGCATCATCGTGTTGAATCTGAGATTGAAGAATGAACAAACGACGAAGAGAGAGAGTGGTGGAGGAGAGAAAAGGAACCAAGTGTGTGTGCTTTTTTAAAGAGTGGTTGAGCCTCAAACCCTAACCACGAGGCGTGTCAATTTTTGCATCTTggcattgatattttttttatttaacctTTTTACTTAATAGAAGAAAATCTCCTATGTGATATGAGAATaatattcaatattcaatattaatttaaaattcttCTCTTGTAGGTTTGTGTGCTTGATTACCTATTGACTACTATGATATTTTGTGGAGAATTGGTTGTATTCTTGAGGAGATTTGTGAAAGTGGATGAAAATAGGCATCCGAAAGAGGTAAGTTTGCTTGTATATGTGTTGAGGGTGATTTGCATAAGGTTATTAGGTCTAAATTATCATTCGTCGGAGGAATAAAGTTGAGTATGAAGGGTTTAACTTTGTCTGCTTCCACTCTAGTCATTTTGGCCATAGTTTGAATTCTTTCCCTCTTGATTAGAAGAATGAGCATAAGTGCAGTGTAAGGACGTGTCGGATTTCAAGTTACCACAAACACTTATAAAAGGGGGAAGATCAACACTTTGGATCGTGGATTATTGCTAAGCGTAATAATCGAAGGAGAGAGCGCAATATGAATTGTGATCCTAGCCACCATGCAGAAATAAGAAATGATGGGGTTTAAATTTACCGTGTTGCAGAATTAACAAAAATGAGAAATCAATTCCAGAAAGTAATATCTGTGCGGAAAGAATGGAAGTGGCCCCACAAAAATTGAATGGTGATGCTATCAATACTCTTGCAATTAATGATGTGATGATGTGTGAGGAAATCGTGGAAATGTAATGATGTGTCTGAACTGTCTCAGACGGTATTGGCCCGATAAGGGTATAAAATTTATGGGGAATCAACATTCCTCTCTTTTCGAGTAAATAaaagtttataaatatgatTTTATCAAGGGTCTACTGGAATCAAGGGTTGTGATACTTTGTTAGCACATAAGCAAGGAATGAATTATTGTATGTAAGGCGTAAATTTCCGAGGAAGCAACTGCTACGAATTCATCTCATGTTGATACTCGAACCTTCGAAGGGTATGTTAATCTATATTCTCCTCATGGTTCATTTGAATCGTTTGTTCAGGGCTATCTCCAAACTGGTTCTTTAGGTGCCAATGAAATTATCTCGAAATGAGCCTCCCATCtcccatttgtttttcaaattACTCTTATTTGGTGAAACTTTTATTTCGCAGACAGAAAGTTCATGAAGTGTTTGAAGGAACATAATCAAATTTTCTGAcactcttaaaaaaaataaccaaacataatcaattataggttttaatttactccaaatttaaatcatctatatgtcaaaaaattaatttatctaaTAGGTTTAGAGAGTAGTTATAACCTAGGAAGCACGGgtactccaaaaatggtgaagtacccgtaccgggtacgcGATGGGTACACTCATACGTACCCAAAGTGattacaaacaaaaaaaatgggtatttcttgGGTACGTTTTTAGTACTCTTTGGGTACTCCATAAGTATTTTTGGGTACTTTTTTGGGAACTTTTGAGTTATAACATCAATTTCATAATGGAAGTTTATCTCAATACACATTAGTGGTAATTTCGAATATCTCCAATGTTAAAATGTTTCCCTCCATACTCTACTTTGGACTTATTATAATCTATCCTTCATATTTTTCTTGGGATCAATATTATGATATCTTTATTGAATGTTACTTTActtatatttttctatattttatatatattttaatatatattaaaaaatatacatatatactagCGTACCCGTATCCAAGATTTCTAAAATTGTTGTACCCGTACCCGTACCTGCACCCAGTACCGGTAATGTACCCGTAACTTTAGTTataacccaaaaataaaaatttaaataacattAAAATCTAAATAAACTCCAATTGAAGTTATCCTAATCTAAATTTCCCAGAATAAACATGTTATCAAAGATAAAACTACGAAGCTAATCCAAATCTCCCCCAAATAGTCATCTTAAATAAGACAATTATCCTCAAGTAACCATTCTAAGCCAATTTTCTCTAAATAGAAAAGATCTCTATaagtgaaaataataataatgccGCAATATTCTAAAAGTCAGAATTAAATAAATCTTTTTGCTTTCAATAAGCTGATTTGTTCTCATATTTCGTGCTAATAAATctttttgctttaatttttttcttcttctaaggGTCAGGAAAAAGAAAACATCATTGGGGTTATTCATGAGAAAGGAGCTCTCTTCCGAGTAGTCTAATAGTTGAGAGGTTGATAATATGCCTTTATAAAGAGTAGTATCAAGCTCGGTTAATCAAGTAAACTTCATAGACATGTTTTTTTTCTCTAGTATAGGAAATGCTTCAAAAACTCAAGCAAGTCCGATACAAATGTGAACCATAACATAATCGCCTGAGTTCCTGAAATCTACAACGCACATTAACAGTAAATTATAATTATCACTAGTCAAAGTAAGATTATGTCTAATGCCAATTTGCTTACTTCGATACTAGATAATAAATGTTAGTTATATAAACGATGGATCATGAACAATCTACAAAATTCACTCCCAAATCCACGAGATGAGGAACTAAGAAAGGAAACAAAGGGGAACTGAAGCTACATTCCTTGCATATGTTTAACAACTGCACACATCATTAGAAGTAGAACTTCAAGAGCGTGTTATCAGCTTCATAATCTCAGCAGCTTCTCTCAATCTTCTTTCTATGTTTTCTCTAACAACTGGACTAGGACCCTTAGCATTTCTGCATTTCCACAAAACAATTCATAGAAAAGAAACAAGTATCCAGTTAGTGTTAGATTTATCTCAAGAAAAAAGAACCATTTTCCCAGTAGCCAAAATCTGACCTTTTCTCGTAATTGGACTTTCTAGTAAGCTCCTCAGCAAGACCATGCAATCGTTTCAGTAGGGCAGGGGATCTGAGTATGGCCTCAACGCCTTTGCGAGTTGAACATATCTTCTTCAAAAGTTCAGAAGCAATGAAGTAGCCTTCCTGCTTATTCCTGGAAGAAGTTTTGAAAGTTAGTCATAAGAACATAAAAGAATCCTatattaactttcaaaatcTATAGCCACGATTGTTTGAGACCTAAGTAACTCCAACACGATTGTTTGTACAGAATTGTGGGTTTGGATCATCACTTCTAGTAGATGAGGATAGCGGGCAAGGTTTCTGAGAGTAGACAAAGCATGCTTTAGAACCTCCTGATCAGGTATGCTCCGGCTGACTGATCGAATAAGCCGCAGCAAGGTATCAATAGCCCCAGCAGCTACTAGTTCTTCACAGCATCTCTGAGAATGTCCTGTAGCCATATCTGTGAAAAGACAAACATATTTATTAAGAAACAAGATCAGGATCACTTGCAAATGATAAGCCATAGGGGAGTTGCGGAATCAGTACACTACATCACCTAAATAAATTCTAAAATATAAACTTCTACACAAGCCAAATATGAAACCAACAACATTCATGATTCAACACCCACTTTCTTTTTTATCACTTTTCCATCCTACTCTTCCCATCTCCATCTTTATTTTCAAATCACATCATAAGTCATatctttcactttctttctttttcttccttaaaTGGTATTCACATGAATGGAATGGCTACCCCATGACTATAACCAAATGATATAGAGTTCATATCTGAAGAAACTAAACTGTGCTTGAGAAGTCGTCTACTtagttaaaaactgaaaatcacAGCAACAAAATCTAAATGCAGTCGCGTAGCTCTCACCCAATGTTGAACAAGTATGAAGGATGTTACTAAGACTCTTCATATTCAGTAGCTCAGAAAGTGCGGCCAATAGTCTGTTTATGAGGCGCTTACTGTCATCCACATTTCTAGCAGACACTTGCACTCTTGAGCGCAAATCCATTAACTTCTCCGTTGATGCTTTACGTTGAAGGTAACCTTTCCAGTGGGACtacaaaaattataaaaaagagaaggaagattagcaaataggaaaaaaagccaataaaaaaaatatagatgaAAAGTTGGCTGTCGTCATCATCAGCATCAGTGGCACCATAAACTATTTGATTGGTCCACCAAGTAATCAAATATATGCATTTATTAGACAGTTTAGGATGAAACCTAAAAATTATATTAGCAAAATCAATATAGCACATCAAACTTCCATATTTGTGTGGACAGGGACTCAAACAAAAAGAAGTACTGTAGTATATCTTGAAAAAATGATAACAATTAAGATACTGTACTTGTATAATAATGATACGATGCCTATGAACAATGGCTTTTCGTCTGGCTATCCACCCACGAGTATGAGACTGAATAATGATGGCAGATTTTGTCATCAATTTACGTAATAAGAGACCCTTCCACCATCGTTGCAATCTCACAACTGAAAACAAGAATAGATCCAGTTGAAAACTACAACAGCCAAATGGTCTGGCAATGCACCCAGCATGAACAACTGCGCGTAGCTTAGAAGCACCACCTACACCATGATAACATAAGATAATAGTATACTAAGATAATGTGAAACCACAACAAAATCATGAAACTACTACCTTAATAAGACTAACTGTAAAAACAAAAGTAAATTTTAACAGAATACCTAATAGCCAGTTACGGGTTAATTGTCCCCTAATAAAGCGCTGGATCTCCAAAGCTGCATCTTTCTGACCTTTGAGAGTCTTCTGACATTTCAGGCTTCGAATTACACACTGGATCTTCACCACAGCATCTCTTTGGATCAAGAAGTCGCGTTTCACAAGCCAACCACGGCAATGCCTCTGAAAGCATTCAAACAAAGTAGCAACTTATACGATATTCTACAGCTAAAAGTTCAGAAAGTGTAAGCAGGACTCCAAATACGCGAAATCAGCATAACAACTAGAATTAGTAACTTCTcagaacaaaattaattgcgGACAATTCAacaaagagttttttttttttttgataggccatTGAATTTAAATTGAACAAAGAGTTGGTTGAGATATTATGAAGCGAAGCGATCCGAAGCTACTTCCATTAGTTGACCAGTATGCATTCTACCTCATGTAAGCAACACCAGTGCTCCCCAATAATGCTTTGGAAAAAGGTAACACCATGATAATTCATTCATTTCTTTCCTAAACTGGAAAGTCATGCAATGTAATGCAAAGAAACATGACTACAAACAAAAGAATGCTAGCCAATCTCTTACTTGAATTTCAACAATGTGATTCCTACGTGCACAAGAATCCTTCCGCACAATCCATCCACGTAAATAAGATTGAATGACAATGGCTGCCTTAGACACTCTTTTGATGTGCTGAAAATCATTTAAACACCTCCACCTTCGAAAATATGATTGGATTTTAATAACAGCTTGAATCTGATTCAAAAACCTTTTTCTCAAGAACCACCTCCGGAAATTACATTGAATTTTTGTTGCACAAAATTGCTGTTGCTTAGTACACTTGCAGCATAAGAAGTTTTTCCAAGCAAGCTGAATGCTAACGGCAGCACTTGTTTGAAGATCAAATATGAGTTTCTGTTGGGCTATATTCATAGCTTTCTCATTCTGATCTACCTGATGAATATATCTAGATCGTGCAATCCAACCACGAACAAATTTCTGAACAGTAGTGGCAGCAGTCACCATGTCCAACATCATATGATCAGGACTTATGCTACATTCTTGTTGGTGTCTCCAATGGAGCCAATTCCTCACTGCTTGCTGGATAAGCTGTGCTGACCTCTTCAATTTCAAAAAAGACTGCCTATGAACGAAAAGCTTAGTGTATCTCTCATATGTTTCTGATTGCTTCGACATATCTGTGTGATTTAACAAGCGTGACATGCCAATAAGTAACAAATACATAGTACCAAAGTATGTTTGAGACAAACTGGTAAGCTGCGTACCACATGAAAAATCATTGACTTGAACGGCATTGGATATCAGGCAGACTGACTCCTGCCTCACTTTCAGCCAAGCCCTGAAAACAGTTTGCAAAAGGGTAACAGCATTTAACATCTTAACAAACTTGCGCCGTGCAACCAATCCTCTGACGTGTGACTGTATTGTTCTTGAAGCAATTTCTGCAAACGCGAAGTAACAGTTGTCAACAAGTAAACAAATAAAATCTATAAAACAAGTGTTGCACGGAAGGATGACAGAGGAATAAGCGGTAATATGAAGTGGAAAACAATCATATATATAACATTCTTTGCTAAGAAAATCCCacagaaagagaaagaagagtTTCAAAGATTATGCCCTGCTTCAATTCTATGCAAATACCCAACCAATTCAATTGTAGATAAATACAAATTTGGAATTGATGAGAAAAGAACTAACGAATTCTCCTTATTTCACTTGTGAGTAATTTCATGAATAATTACCGAGAAAGTAAAAAGCCAGCAGAtagtatttttttcttcaaatctgTGGTAAGTGTATGGTGTCGTAGAACATGAATGCAAGTTGCATTAGTTACCTCTTTTAATGCTAGTGCTGCATTCAGTTGTCCTAGAACTCTCCAAGTTAGTGACAACTGGTTTCATGACATGGTTTCGTTCAGCCATATCTTGCCACCAAGCCTGGATGGCCTTAAACTTTCTTGCAGCATCTATCTTAAATCATCACGAGAATTTGGTcaaagatatatattaaatgaaaaataaaattaaatatatttcttGAATGAAATCACATTCTCATAATAAATCTAAGATGTTTGTGCTATCACTAAAAAAAGTAAATATTGCAACAGAACATGCGGAATGAAAGAAAGTAAACTGTTGTCTACCAAGACCTAGATATCATGCAATGCAAGAATAAAGCTAACTGATCCACaactatttataaaaaaaatacttttctGTCTTTTAGTTTATTCATGATAAGTCATCCAAAGCCAACAGATAAAGCTATCATCACAATAAAGCCTCCACAAGTATTTATATGCTGGTGGTAGTGACAAAATCATTTGATAAAGGAAGATATAAGCCTCATAACAGCTGTAGCTATTGCATCTATCATAACTAAATGTATTCATGTATGTAGAGAAGTAGAACAAGAAATACAAACATTAATAAAGAAAGTTCACAGCACTAGAGAGTCAATAAGAAACCTTCATTGTCAAGCACATCTGAAGCATCAGTATTTTGAACTGATTCAGAACTTGAAAGGCACTGCATCGTTCTCAAATGTCTACAATTAGTATTCGTATTTAGGCTGCGAAAGCCCAAGAGCTTATGAAAATTTAGGTGATCCTGAAAAGAATTGAGATTCAACTCAACGCAAATTCTGGAGTACAAGAGTAACAGGACATGACCATAAAGTTTGTTTTGCTTACCACCCTTTTCTTGACAAATAATTGGCTTGCTAGGAAAACTAACAATATCACCACACTTCGATCACTGCAAGCTCCATTATATTGAAGTAGCTCACTTATTTGAAGTACCTGTGGAATAATATACTCAAATTCCATGAAACCAGTAATGGTACAAAGTGAGATAAAAGCACATGTACAATTCCTATTTTCTTTAGGTTACAGAAAACCATAATAATTATGCATTGACATGAATTTGAACTCCGTAGAATTTGTTTCACTACTATAAGAGTTCATATTTCAACCTTGAAATGAATTCTATCATGAAAATATGTAGCTCTCGTGAAAGCATTTGCATGGGATACATAAATTTAGCATATCTAGCATGCAGCAcaactattattattatcaacAGAGGTATGGGCAGTCAAATTTTAGCAACTATTATTAGCATACATGAGCGTTTTACAAAAGTCCATCTATATCCCTAAAGAAAGGAAGTACTTGAAACTTTAATTATTTACGGAAATGTATCAATAAAAGTATGTGTTTTCTATCAACACTTCCAATACAACTGATGTGATCACATCTTTTAATAATTCAAGCTCGTAAGTCAGCATTTACACAAATAAGGGCATTTACCTCCGGAAAATTACCCAGTAGTGTAGTCAACTTCTGGGATAGTATAAAATTGTACAATGCATCTGAATACTCATTGACTGGCATAACTGATGCCTTGAAATTTTTGTCATTAACTTCCTGTTAAGAAAAAGGTGAGGTGATTATCACGAAAATATCATCAGCATTCAGCAGGAATCTAAAGATCAATACCTTCAATGAACAGGTATTATGAAGTTCCTTCTGGAAGTAATAATCAAGTAAGCACCAAATAGCTTTGCCGTCAACAAGGGAAAGAAAATTGTCAATTGGACAGTTATAATTATCACATACAGCCTGCAAAAAAAAATGACAAGGTTAAAATGCAGATAACATCAGGAAATATTTTTGTAGTAAAATCTGAAACAAAGTGTAACAAACTAACGAGTATCACAGAACAACTATGTATGTAACCATAAATTCCTTAGCAAAACAAAAATTGCATGTGTCTAACTATTCAGTAACACCGTAATAGAAAAATTAGAATAAGAAAAACAACCAATACAACCAGTGATACAATATTAACAGATACATTGTGCAAAAAGTTTTCTGGTACACAGCTTATGGTCCAGATTAAGCTAGCTCTTGTTATGCTAAATTGATAactattaaataatatatcaagAATATAATTGATGAACCTCTTgcaaaaggagaagaaaaacaTCTTGGAAAATTATTATGCTTTCCTAGGATCAACCTTTACTAGTTCTTTCTCATATCATACTGTAAGATGTTAGCAGTAGCTGAATTGAGTGTCAGTACAGGTAGTTCAGCAGAGGACACAGTTTTAAAAGTTGAATTAGATATTATGAAGGATTCACAATGCTGCCAGTATCTAAAGAAAACTGTCCACAGGGTAGATGAAAGCATCCTTACTGTACCTGAATCCAATTCAAAAGCAATTCCAGAGAACTAGAATTTGCACTGGTTATGTCATCCTGCTAATTGGAAAAAGATCAAAGCTCAAGTATAATAGATgagtttaaagaaaaagaaagcaaacATGAAGTGCACTTATTCATTATAAATAAATTCAAACACAGAAATCTTCTAGCATGGTGCATACATACCATGCCAAGTCCTCGAATTTTAGAAATTTCCCCACCTATACTCGTTTTATCAACCAACAGAGGTATCTGCAGGTCCAATGACATAGGAAATTGTGATGCTGTCCAGGTTATAGGTTTAGTAATAAAATCAAAAGGCAATAACATAGCAAATACTTATAAGGTAAAATAGAGCTCCCACCTGCAAATGAACAAACATATTCCAGAGCAAGGAAATTGTAAGTTGTTTATCTCCATTAACAATATCATCTGTTTCAATCATCATGTCATCTTCATCAAGTAGCGACACACCAGCTTGTCTCAGATATTGTAGGGCAAGAGCACAGTTTGTCAAATTTTTCTTACGAGTGTCTGAAGGAACTACAATTTTCTGTCCACACAATGAAGATCCATCAAATCAAAATTCTTAACTAATAGGATTATCCAGAAAAACAATAGCATCAGAAAGGTAAAAAATGCAGATATTATTTCCAATAGATAAAAATATATTCAACACACCATAAGGATAGAACAATTATCTTGCAAGAGCTGAACAGCTCTACACAGTTTTAGTCCGTCTTGGAGATCTATGAATAAATCTCTGACACTGAAATCATACTCAACAAGAGGCCCCTACAGAATCAAAAAACAGTCATATAAGACAGCAACAGCGTAAACATTTAAGTGAATCATCTACCCTCAAAATAAGATGTGCACATGAGATGTGTGGTCACATGTTAACTGACACATTGACAGGTAACCTCAAACAAGTAAatgagcaaagcatatagaagGAAAAACCCAACCTGTTGGTGAGATACTTTGTAGCCTAAAATAACCAAATGTGCTAAAAGATTGCCTTCTCCACGCATTACATCATACGATAGAAATTCTAATTTGCAACCAAAAGGAGAGAAAAGTCAATCTCCAATGTAGAAACAGCAGGTACAAAACTATCAACAGAAAGTAGAACTGAATCATAAACAAATACATACCCTGGATCACTTGACTACTTGATTTAATCCATGATTCTGCTTTGAATAGTAAAGGGGAACCCCCATCAAGTCCATCAATACCATACTCAAGCGGGAGGAAACTTTGAGATTTTGCTTTATCAAGGATAAGCACAAGCAACAATATCCTCTTCAAAATCACATTCCCCAAATTCTCATAGTAACCTGCCCTAAATAGGCCTTCAACCATCTTGTTATATGCATATGCTTTTGCTAAACCCTCGTGCgaaaaaaacattttaccaATGACCATTTTCAGAAATACAGCATCTTGATC
This window harbors:
- the LOC130714144 gene encoding uncharacterized protein LOC130714144; translated protein: MDSDEFPCPSPYPHSSSLLKDISNFKTPKRPSLSTFTTTKSPSTQFFTASKQTPTTAALRRNRPTKSTTAAARKLKAFQLEQSQSSRKVLHKKEQSLRSLAKSLSVWLNFLLQCPASCGCHSSIADATTPVTKGKRDGRSGASVGVDSTWRTPKRQRKTWSRPGGKEIAAAEGSGSSSLRDSLKDVCSFDDLKQRMMVYLSIGTCEDVFQMMTQVTKAIDEGRLNLKAHCPIVTDLGLKDKATRILMCYNPIWLRIGLYILFGGDSLVVLNGDVDADQDAVFLKMVIGKMFFSHEGLAKAYAYNKMVEGLFRAGYYENLGNVILKRILLLVLILDKAKSQSFLPLEYGIDGLDGGSPLLFKAESWIKSSSQVIQEFLSYDVMRGEGNLLAHLVILGYKVSHQQGPLVEYDFSVRDLFIDLQDGLKLCRAVQLLQDNCSILMKIVVPSDTRKKNLTNCALALQYLRQAGVSLLDEDDMMIETDDIVNGDKQLTISLLWNMFVHLQIPLLVDKTSIGGEISKIRGLGMDDITSANSSSLELLLNWIQAVCDNYNCPIDNFLSLVDGKAIWCLLDYYFQKELHNTCSLKEVNDKNFKASVMPVNEYSDALYNFILSQKLTTLLGNFPEVLQISELLQYNGACSDRSVVILLVFLASQLFVKKRVDHLNFHKLLGFRSLNTNTNCRHLRTMQCLSSSESVQNTDASDVLDNEDAARKFKAIQAWWQDMAERNHVMKPVVTNLESSRTTECSTSIKREIASRTIQSHVRGLVARRKFVKMLNAVTLLQTVFRAWLKVRQESVCLISNAVQVNDFSCDMSKQSETYERYTKLFVHRQSFLKLKRSAQLIQQAVRNWLHWRHQQECSISPDHMMLDMVTAATTVQKFVRGWIARSRYIHQVDQNEKAMNIAQQKLIFDLQTSAAVSIQLAWKNFLCCKCTKQQQFCATKIQCNFRRWFLRKRFLNQIQAVIKIQSYFRRWRCLNDFQHIKRVSKAAIVIQSYLRGWIVRKDSCARRNHIVEIQRHCRGWLVKRDFLIQRDAVVKIQCVIRSLKCQKTLKGQKDAALEIQRFIRGQLTRNWLLGGASKLRAVVHAGCIARPFGCCSFQLDLFLFSVVRLQRWWKGLLLRKLMTKSAIIIQSHTRGWIARRKAIVHRHRIIIIQSHWKGYLQRKASTEKLMDLRSRVQVSARNVDDSKRLINRLLAALSELLNMKSLSNILHTCSTLDMATGHSQRCCEELVAAGAIDTLLRLIRSVSRSIPDQEVLKHALSTLRNLARYPHLLEVMIQTHNSVQTIVLELLRNKQEGYFIASELLKKICSTRKGVEAILRSPALLKRLHGLAEELTRKSNYEKRNAKGPSPVVRENIERRLREAAEIMKLITRS